GACGATGAACCCGATGTAGGGGATGAGGAAGATCGCCAGCAGCCAGGCCGTCGCGGTCTGCGGCTTCCGGTTGATCGGGACGTAGATGATCGAGAAGACGCGGATCGCCAGGTCCAGCAGGACCAGGAAGACCGTGATCGCGACGGTGAGCCAGTGCTCCACAGCGGCGGGCGGCGCGTCAGCGGAAGTTGATGAACTGCAGCGGCACGTCGAACTCTTCACCCTTGAGGAGCTGGATCGTGTTCTGCAGGTCGTCGCGGCTCTTCGAGGAGACGCGCAGTTCGTCGCCCTGGATCTGGTTCTTCACGGTCTTCGGGGCGTTGGCCCGGAGGAACGCGCCGATCTTCTTCGCCACGTCCTGCTCGATGCCGTTCTTGAACTTCACCTCGATGCGGTACTCCTTGCCCGACGGGTACGGGTCGCCCGCGTCGAGGCTCTTGAGGCTGATGTTCCGCTTGATCGCCTTGCTCTGCAGGACGTCGAGGACGGCCTTCGCGCGCTCTTCCGAGTTCGCCTTGATCAGGACGTCCTCACCGCTGAACGCGATCGATGCGTCGGCGCCCTTGAAGTCGTACCGCTGCTCGATCTCCTTGGCGGCCTGGTTGAGGGCGTTCTCCGCCTCCATCTTGTCGACCTTGCTGACCACGTCGAAGGAACTGTCTGCCATGCGGGACAGCCTAACGGCGGACGGGAGGCGCGGTTCGGCACCCGTGGATCGGCCCACGGTGGTCACGAGCACCGTCTCGGATCGGCTATGCTTTCATGCGCGCCTTCGGTTGGTGACTACACGGGCCGGGTGCGCACATGGCAAGTTACCCAAGCGGCCAAAGGGATCTGACTGTAAATCAGCCGGCGTAGCCTTCGGGGGTTCGAATCCCTCACTTGCCACCATCGGAACGGCCCCGTCCTCATCGGACGGGGCCGTTCCGTTTCCGCGAGGATGGACGCATGCCCTCCGACCTCACCTCCGTCCAGTTCGCCGACCTCGCCGAGTCCATCGCCCGTGAGGCAGCAGCGCTCGCCGCACGCCGACGGGTCGAGGGGGTCGAGGTCGCCGACCGGAAGTCGAGCATCGTCGACGTGGTCACCGCTGCCGACCGCGAGGTCGAGGCACTCGTCCGGGCCCGGATCGCCGAGGCCCGGCCGGACGACGCGTTCTTCGGTGAGGAGTCCGGCACCGGCGCCGGAACCTCCGGCATCACGTGGGTGGTCGACCCGATCGACGGCACGGTCAACTACCTCTACGGCAGCGCCGAGTACGGCGTGAGCATCGGCGTGGTGCGCGGGCCGGCCGACCCGACCTCGTGGGAGCCGATCGCCGGCATCGTCGTCCAGCCCGCGACCGGCGTCGTGTTCCGCGCAGCCGCCGGCGAGGGTGCCACGCGCGACGGGGTGCCGCTGCACGTCGGGACGCCGGCCTCGCTCGCCGAGACACTCGTCGCCACCGGGTTCGGGTACACCGCCGAGCGCCGTCGGCAGCAGGTCGCGGTGCTCGCCGGACTCATCGGCGAGGTCCGCGACATCCGCCGTGGGGGAGCGGCCTCGCTGGACTGCTGCGCGGTGGGGGTCGGCACCGTGGACGCCTACTACGAGCGCGGGATCAACCCGTGGGACATGGCCGCCGGGTCGATCGTCGCCCGTGAGGCCGGCGCCGAGACCCGGATCTGGGAGGCCGGCGGCACGCGGTCGTTCCTCTTCTCCGCACCCGCGGTCGCGGACGAGCTCGCGGACCTGCTGCGGCTTCTCGAGGAGTCCGTGCTGGCCGGGTGAGGACATCCCGAGGACTGGCGTCTCCCGGACGCTCCTGCTAGCGTGCTCGGGTCCCGTTATCTGCTCGTTACCAACGAGCGCGTCTCGCCCCGATCAGGATCCACGCCGAACACATGCCCCACGCTCCCCTCACGCCCGTGCACACCGACGGCTCCGTGGACGCTCCCGCACCGGTCGTCCACCTGACCCGACGGGCCCGCATCGAGGCGGAACGCGCGGCGGCGACGGCGTCCTCCGGGGGAGCACCGGAGCGCGTCGAGCACGCGACGGCCGTGGCGGAGGCGAGCCGCGCCTCCCGCGCCTCCCGGGCCTCCCTCGGTGACTCGACCTTCGACGACCTGGTGAGCCCGGGGACACCCGCGACCCCGGCCGCGCCCGTGTCGCCCGTCGACCTCGCGCCGGCCTCGCCCGCGATGCCCGCGGCGACCGCATCGCCCGTGACGCCGCCGGCGCCCTCGTCGCCGGTCGTGGCTGCTGCCCCTGCGGTCGCGGCACCCACACCGTCCGCGCCGTCCGCGCGCCGTGTCCTCGGGCAGGTGCCGGCGTCCCGTCGGACCGGGCGTGCCACCACCGCCCCCGTGCAGGCCGACCGGGCCACGCGCCACATCGCTCGCACGGCTCCGGCTGCAGCGACTCCGGTCGCCGGGGTCGCGCCGCGTGCCGCGCGGGGGTCGCAGGGTGCGTCGTTCCGTCGGGCGGCCTCGCGGGTGACGGCCGTCGGCGCGCTGCTGTTCGTCGCGGGGCTCGTCGTGTCGACCTCGCTGCCCGCACAGGCGCTGTACACCCCCGAGCCCGGCTCGACGTCGGCGCGGGCGACGGCCTCGGGCGACACGCAGTCCCTCAGCGTCGGTGCCGGTGCGACCGACGCCGAGACGAACCGCGACCAGTACTCGGTGTCCTCGGCGACGCAGTACAAGAACGTCGACTCCTCGAGCTTCACGAACGACCCGAACGGCACGATCCAGTGGCCGTTCCTGACCGGTGTGCCGATCACCTCCGGGTTCGGCGGACGCCAGGTCGAGGGGTGCTCCTTCTGCTCGACGAACCACATGGGCGTCGACTTCGCTCCGGGTGAGGGCACGCCGATCCGGGTCATCGCCGCCGGCACCGTCCTCAAGGTGCAGGCCAACGACGGCGGCTTCGGCAACGACGTCTGGGTCGAGCACGACGTCGACGGCAAGCAGTTCGTCAGCGTCTACGGCCACATGGAGGACAACTCCTTCAAGGTCGTCAAGGGCCAGCAGGTCGAGGTCGGCGACGAGCTCGGTCTGGTCGGCAGCACCGGCAACTCGACCGGTCCGCACCTGCACCTCGAGGTGCACGTCGACGGTGTCCCGGTGGACCCGCTGGCGTGGCTCGAGGCCAACGCGAACTAGCGGTTCAACGCGGCACGCCCGGGCGTCACGGCCGGTTCCTGACCACCGTCGCGGGTCTGCTATCCTCGTGTGGTGCCGCCGAGCGGTACATGCCCCGATAGCTCAGTGGTAGAGCACTTCCATGGTAAGGAAGGGGTCGTCAGTTCAATCCTGACTCGGGGCTCCGACCCGGTGCGGTAGTCGTGCCGGATCCTTGGCGGGGTAGCTCAGTTGGTTAGAGCACACGACTCATAATCGTGGGGTCGCGGGTTCAAGTCCCGCCCTCGCTACCGCAAGCCCGGCGATCCGTTCGCCGGGCTTTCGTCGTTCTCGGGCGGTGCCGCGCGCGCGTCTCGCGTGTGCGTCTCGCGTGCGGGTCGGCGTTGGCGTCGGTGCGCGTCGCGGCGGCGCAGCGTCGAACCACGTTCCCGACATCGAACCGGGCCCGCGACCTGGTTCCGTGTCGTTCCCGTGGTTCGTCCCGGCGCCCGCTCTTGGCGGGGCAGCGCCGCGGCGCTGCCGTGCCCGCCGCGTGGCCTCGGGCGCCTGCGCGCAACGCAAGTCGCCCCGAACCGGGGGAGTGCGCGGTTCGCCGTGCCTTGCGTTGTGCGGCACGCGTGCCGGCGGGGGCGACCGCTCGCCGTCGCGGTCCGCGGGCTGCGTCGAACCACGTTCCCGACGTCGAACCGGCCCCACCACCTGGTTCCGTGTCGTTCCCGTGGTTCGTTCGTGCCTCCGGCCGCGCCGGCCGCGCCGGGCGCCTGCGCACAACGCAAGTCACGCCGAACCGTGCGAAGACGCGGTTCGCAGCGACTTGCGTTGTGCGGCGTCCGGCGACGCGCCCGCGCCGCGCCCGCGCGCCGCGCTACCGCGCGCTGAGCACGCCCGCCTGACGGAGTGCCCGCTCGATCACCGCGGCCGTGCTGCGCCAGGCATCGTGCCGCCGCTTCGCACCGATCTGCCCGCCCGACACCGCGGTGCCGTGCCCGGAGTGCCGCAACGTGATCGTGGTCGACGTCCCCGTGACGGTCGTCGAGAGCTCGTACCGCCGGAACTCCCGCGACGGGTGCACGAGCGCCCCGAGCAGGATCGTGAGCACCCGGTTGCCCGTCGTCGCGGTGAGCGTCCCGCCCGTCGACTCGACGTGGTGCCCTGCCTGCTGCAGTGCGGCGCCGGCGGCCTCCATCGCGGTGCAGCGGTCGCCCGTGTGCACGGCGAACTCGGTCGTGTGGTCCATCGTTCCTCCCCATCCCCGGAGATCGGTGTCGGTTCCCCCGAACCGCGTCGGGTCAGCATAGCCGATGCATTCTCATGAACACAGGCCCCCGAGCGGGCGTCGCTAGACTGCCGGACGTGTCTGTGAACCCCGAGCTCGTCGGCAGGACGTTCCCGCCGGCCCAGCCCTACCTGGTCGGTCGCGAGAAGGTGCGCGAGTTCTCCCGCGCCGTGTTCGCGACGAACCCGATCCACCACGAGCCCGAGGCCGCCCGCGCCGCCGGCTACGACGACGTCGTCGCCCCGCCGACCTTCGCGGTCGTCGTGCAAGAGGCCACGCTCGCCCAGCTCCTCGCCGAGCCCGACGCCGGCATCGACTTCTCCCGCGTGGTCCACGGCGAGCAGGCCTTCGCCTACGAGCGACCGATCGTCGCCGGGGACGAGCTCACCGCGACCCTGACCGTGACGAGCGTGAAGACCCTCGGCGGCAACGCCATGGTCACCGCCGAGAGCACGATGAACGACGCCGCGGGGGAGCACGTCGTCACGGCGACCTCCACCCTCGTGGTCCGAGGAGACGACGCATGACCACCGCACCCGTGACCGCGCTCGAGGTCGGCACCGTCGTCGCCGAGCGCGACGTCCACATCACCCGCGACTCGCTCGTCCGCTACGCCGGCGCGTCCGGCGACTTCAACCCGATCCACTACCGCGACGACGTCGCCGCCTCCGTCGGCCTGCCCGGTGTCCTGGCGCACGGCATGCTCACGATGGGGCTGGCCGTGCAGCCGGTCTCCGAGTGGCTCGGCGACCGCGGCTGGGTGGTCCGCTACGGCGTCCGGTTCACCCGCCCCGTGGTCGTCGACCCGGAGCAGGGCGCCACCGTCGGCGTCGTCGCCAAGGTCGGCACCGTCGACGACGACGGCCGTCCGCAGCGCATCGACCTCACCGTGACCGCCGCCGGGCAGACCGTGCTCGGCAAGGCGCAGGTCACGGTGGCGTTCCGCTGACCGTGACGGAGTCGGTCCTCGCCGACCTCACGACGCTGCGCGTCGGTGGTCCCGCGGCGCGGCTGCTCACGGCGTCGACCACCGACGAGCTCGTCGCGCACGTCACGGCGGCGTGGGACGACGACGAGTGGCTGGTCCTCGGCGGCGGCAGCAACCTGCTCGTCGCCGACGACGGCTTCGACGGCACCGTCGTGCTCGTGCGCACGACGGGCATCGAACACGACGCCGACGACGACGGCGTCACCGTCCGCGTCGCGGCCGGCGAGCCGTGGGACGCGTTCGTCGCCACGACGGTCGAGAACGGGTGGACGGGCCTGGAGGCGCTGAGCGGCATCCCGGGCACCGTCGGCGCCGCCCCCGTGCAGAACATCGGCGCCTACGGGGTCGAGCTGTCCGACGTGCTCACCCGGATCGAGTTCCTCGACGCGTCGACGGGGGAGCGCGCGTGGGTCCCAGCGGCCGAGCTGGCGCTCGGCTACCGCACCTCGACCCTCAAGCACGGACGGCGCGGTGCCGTGCTGACGGTCGAGTTCCGGCTCGGCACCGTCCGAGGCGCCGGGGTCCCGGTCCGCTACGCCCAGCTCGCCGGGTCGCTCGGTGTCGAGCTCGGGGCGTTCGTCGAGCCGGCGACGGTGCGGTCTGAGGTCCTGCGGCTCCGGGGGTCCAAGGGCATGGTCCTCGACGCGGACGACCACGACACGTGGAGCGCGGGGTCGTTCTTCACGAACCCGATCGTGTCCGCCGCCTTCGCCGAGACCCTGCCGGCCGAGGCGCCGCGCTGGCCGGCGGGCGACGACGTCAAGCTCAGCGCCGCGTGGCTCATCGAGCACGCCGGCGTCCACCGCGGGTACGCCGTCCCCGGGTCCCGCGCGGCGATCTCGTCGAAGCACACACTCGCGCTGACGAATCGCGGGGGAGCGACCGCCGCCCAGGTGGCCGAACTCGCCCGCTACGTCCAGGTGACCGTCCTGAACCGCTTCGGTGTCTCGCTCGTGCCGGAACCCGTCGTGGTGGGCGACCTGCTCGCCTGAGCCGAGCCGCGCCTCCTGGCCCGCGACGCGCAACGGCCCACCTCGACGAGGTGGGCCGTTCCGCATTGACGGGTGACTACGCGAAGAACTTCGCGAGCCGCGCGACGCCCTCGGCGATGTCGTCGTCACCGAGCGCGTACGACAGGCGGAGGTAGCCGGAGGGGCCGAACGCCTCACCGGGGACGACCGCGACCTCGGCGTGCTCGAGGATGAGGTCGGCGAGCTCGAGCGTCGTGGTCGGAGTCGAGCCGGCCCACTCGCGGCCGAGGAGCGCCGTGACGTCGGGGTAGACGTAGAAGGCGCCGTGCGGGGTCGGCGTGACGAAGCCCGGGATCGCGTTCAGACCCGCGACGATCGCCTGCCGACGGCGGTCGAAGGCCTCGCGCATGGCCGTGACGGGTTCCTGCGGGCCGGTCAGCGCGGCGATCGCGGCGCGCTGCGACACGTTCGACACGTTGCTCGACAGGTGCGACTGCAGGTTCGACGCCGCCTTGACCGCGTCGGACGGTCCGATGAACCACCCGACACGCCACCCGGTCATCGCGTACGTCTTCGCGACGCCGTTGACGAGGATCGTCGTGTCGGCGAGGGCCGGGACCGCTTCGAGGATGCCGGTGAACCGCACGCCGTCGTACACGAGGTCCTGGTAGATCTCGTCGCTGATGACCCAGATGCCGTGCTCGAGCGCCCACTCGCCGATGGCCTTCGTCTGCTCGGCGGTGTACACCGAGCCGGTCGGGTTCGACGGCGAGCAGAACAGCAGCGCCTTGGTCTTCGGGGTGCGGGCGGCCTCGAGCTGGTCGACCGTGACGAGGTAGTCCTGGTCGCTGCCGGCGAAGACCTCGACGGGGACGCCCCCGGCGAGCCGGATGGCCTCGGGGTAAGTGGTCCAGTACGGCGCCGGCAGGAGGACCTCGTCGCCGTCGTCCACGATCGTCTGGAACGCCTGGTAGACGGCCTGCTTGCCGCCGTTCGTGACGATCACCCGGGCGGGGTCGACGGTGATGCCGGACTCGCGGGCGGTCTTCTCGGCGATCGCCTGCTTGAGCTCGGGCAGGCCGGTCGCGGGCGTGTACCGGTGGTTCTTCGGGTCCTGCGCTGCCTGCACGGCGGCGTCGACGACGTGCTGCGGCGTGGCGAAGTCCGGCTCGCCCGCGGCGAACGAGATGACCGGGCGGCCGACGGCCTTGAGCGCCTTGGCCTTCGCATCGACCTTGAGCGTCGCGGACTCGGCGATCGCGGCGATGCGGGACGCGATGCGCGGCCGATCGGTGGTCGCGGCAGCGGGGTGGGCGGTGGACTCGGGGCCTGGGGCTTCGGTGCTCACGGGGCCCAGCCTACCGGCGCGGCACGCCGGAGCATCCGTCAAGTGGACACCGTGTGACGGACTCCCGTACACTCGACCACCGGAACACGGATCGGTGACGAACCGTGTCCGAAGGGCGGTGGCTCAATTGGTAGAGCAGCGGTCTCCAAAACCGCAGGTTGCAGGTTCGAGTCCTGTCCGCCCTGCACATCTGGAAGGGTAGAAGTTGGCGAGCAAAGACATGGAGACGACGGCGGATGACGTCGTCGCCAAGGCGAAGCAGGACCGGGCCGAGCGCCGTGGTCCGTTCGCTGCCATCGTGCTCTTCATCCGTCAGGTCCTCGGCGAACTCCGCAAGGTGGTCACGCCGACCCGCAAGGAGCTCTTCAGCTACACGGGCGTCGTCCTGGTTTTCGTCGTCGTGATGATGATCCTGGTGTCGGTCCTCGACTTCGTGTTCGGACTCGGCGTCGGGTACGTGTTCGGCAACGGGCCGACGGCCTGAGCCGGACGCCGGCTGTCCTGACCGCTCGCGGACAGGAGTACGGTCGCCCGAGACGGCGCCGGTCGTGAACCGATCCGCCCGCCAACCCGATCCGCATCACCGAACGGAAAGATTCGACAGTGTCTGACAACTCCCGCGACGACATCGACCTCGCCACGGCTGCCGAGCAGTCCTCCGAAGTCGAGGAGAACCAGGAAGGCGACGTCGAGACCGGCGAGGAGCGTTCGGCCGAGTCCGCCGAAGAGCGAGCCATCGAGATCGAGGACGAGAACGACGAGTCCCTCGGCCTGAGCGACGAGCCCGACGACGGCACCGTCGACGCCGGCATCGACGAGGCGCTCACCGCGCTGGCCGAGTCGCGCGACCCCGAGGCCGACGCCGTCGTGGACGACGCGCTCGAGATCGACACCGCCGACGAGGCCGAGGCCGCCGTCGAGGCAGTCGAGGACGAAGAAGAGGTCGAGCTGGAAGAGGAGACCGCGGCCGAGGCCAACGCGACCCTCGCCGCCGATGAGGCCCTCGACGCTGAAGAAGCCGAAGAAGAGGCCGAGGTCGACCCGTACGAGGCCTTCAAGGCCGAGCTGCGGATGAAGCCGGGCAAGTGGTACGTCATCCACTCCTACGCGGGCTTCGAGCGCCGCGTGAAGTCGAACATCGAGAACCGCATGGTCTCGATGTCGATGGAGGACTACATCTACCAGGTCGAGGTCCCGATGGAGGACGTCGTCGAGATCAAGAACGGGCAGCGCAAGCTGGTCACCCGCGTCCGGATCCCCTCGTACGTGCTCGTCCGCATGGACCTCAACGAGGACTCGTGGTCCGTCGTCCGGCACACCCCGGGTGTCACCGGCTTCGTCGGCAACGCCCACAACCCGACGCCGCTCCGCTTCGACGAGGCGTTCGGCATGCTGAAGTCCCTGGTCCAGGTGGCCGAGGCCGCTCCGACCAAGGGCGGCGCGAAGGGCTCCGGCGGCGCACAGTCCCAGCCGGCGGCCGAGGTCGACTTCGAGATCGGCGAGACGATCACCATCAAGGAAGGCTCGTTCGCGGGTCTCCCGGGGTCGATCTCCGAGATCAAGCCGGAGAGCGGCAAGCTCACGGTCCTCGTCTCGCTGTTCGAGCGCGAGACCCCGGTCGAGCTCAGCTTCGACCAGGTCACCAAGCTGTAGTCCAACCCGATCATCGGGTAGACTCAACGAGTTTGGCCCCGCACGCTTCGTGCGTGCGGGGCTTCACCGCGGTCCGGAACGGCCGGGCCAGCGGGAGAGTGCACGGATCCCCGTGCGTTCGATTCCAGGAGGAAGACAAGTCATGGCACCGAAGAAGAAGGTCACGGGCCTGATCAAGCTGCAGATCAACGCGGGCGCCGCCAACCCGGCCCCGCCGATCGGTCCGGCGCTCGGTCAGCACGGCGTCAACATCATGGAGTTCTGCAAGGCGTACAACGCGGCGACCGAGTCGCAGCGTGGCAACGTCGTGCCGGTCGAGATCACCGTCTACGAGGACCGTTCGTTCACGTTCGTCCTCAAGACCCCGCCGGCGGCAGAGCTGATCAAGAAGGCCGCGGGTGTGCAGAAGGGTTCCGCGACCCCGCACACGGTCAAGGTCGCGAAGATCTCGATGGACCAGGTCCGTCAGATCGCCGAGACCAAGCAGGCCGACCTGAACGCCAACGACATCGAGCAGGCCGCGAAGATCATCGCCGGCACCGCTCGCTCGATGGGCATCACGGTCGAGGCGTAAGCCCCACCTGCTCAGGCACACAACCGAACACCCTTCCGTGGGAGAGCCGCGCCGGCTCGTCAACCACGTAGCTCCCAAGGAGAACACCATGGCGAAGAAGTCCAAGGCCTACCAGGCCGCGGCCGCGAAGATCGAGGCCGACAAGTTCTACACCCCCACCGAGGCAGTCGCCCTCGCGAAGGAGACCGGTTCCACCAAGACCGACTCCACCGTCGAGGTCGCCCTCAAGCTCGGTGTCGACCCGCGCAAGGCGGACCAGATGGTCCGTGGCACGGTCATCCTGCCGCACGGCACGGGCAAGACCGCCCGCGTCATCGTCTTCGCGGTCGGCGCAGCGGCTGAGGCCGCCATCGCCGCCGGCGCCGACGAGGTCGGTGGCGACGAGCTCATCGCGAAGGTCGCCGAGGGCTACACCGCCTTCGACTCCGCCGTCGCGACGCCGGAGCTCATGGGCAAGGTCGGTCGTCTCGGTAAGGTGCTCGGCCCGCGTGGCCTCATGCCGAACCCGAAGACCGGCACCGTGACCCCGAACGTGGCGCAGGCCGTCAACGACATCAAGGGCGGCAAGATCGAGTTCCGCGTCGACAAGCACGCCAACGTGCACTTCGTCGTCGGCAAGGCCTCGTTCACGCCGGAGCAGCTCGACGAGAACATCTCGACCGCGCTCGAGGAGATCAACCGCCTCAAGCCGAGCGCCTCGAAGGGCCGCTACATCATGAAGGGCGCCGTCTCGACGACCTTCGGCCCGGGCATCCCGCTCGACGTCAACAGCATCTGATCCACTGATCAGTCTCGGAAGGACCCGCACCGCTCCCGGTGCGGGTCCTTTCGCGTACCCGGCGCGGTGTGCCGGTAGCGTGGCCTGGTGCGCACCCTCGTGAACTCGCTCCGGCTGCTCGCGGTCATCGCCGTCGTGGCCGCCATCGTCGGGCAGTGGCTGGTCAGCTCGAAGCTCCCGAGCTACAACCCGTGGAACTTCTTCGGCTACTTCACGATCCAGTCGAACATCATCATCGCGTTGGCATTCGCCGTGACCCTCGTCGCGGCGGCCCGCCGGAAGCGCGGGGACCTGCGCGTGAGTCTGTTCCGCGGCGCGGCGACGGTGTACATCGCGACGACCGGGATCGTCTACAACACCCTGCTCACCGGGGTCGACGTGTCGGCGAACGTGCAGTGGTCGAACGACATCCTGCACAAGGTCCTCCCGGCGTACGCGGTGCTGGACTGGCTGCTGTTCTCCGACCGATCGAAGCTCCTGCTCCGGCACGTGTGGTGGTTCCTGATCTACCCGGCCGTCTGGACGATCGTGGTGCTCGTCCGCGGCGCGACGGACGGATGGGTGCCGTACCCGTTCCTGAACCCCGACCTGGGCTACGGCGTCGTGGCGCTGTACTGCCTCGGGGTGGCGGTGTCGATCGTCCTGCTCGGCGTGCTCGTCATCGGGATGAGTCGCCTGCGGATCGTGAAGGTCTAGCTCCGGAAGTCGCGCAGCCGGTCGAGCACGAGGTCGGCGAGCTGGATCAGCCCGCGGATCTGGTCGTCGTCGCGGTCGACCCACCGGCACTCGGGCTCGTCGGCGACCGGCACGAAGCCGTCGTGGCGTTCCCAGACGAACAGGGTGCGGTCGGCACCGAGCACGTACTGCTGCCACCAGATCTGGCGGAGGTAGTGCCGGGGGATGCTCCGCCAGCCCTTGCCGGTGGTCTTGATCTCGGCGAGGACGACCCGCGACGAACCGTCGACACCGACGCCGTCCGGGGTCGCGAGGTGGGCGCGGTTGGTGGCGGCGTGGAACAGGTGTGCGGACGGCTGGATGCCGTGCGTCGCGGCGACCCAGGCGGCGATGACCGGTTCGCGTTCCTTGCCGTGCTCCGTGTACGAGTTGCCGGAGAACCGCGAGCCGTACCGCTTGTCGGTGACGACCGCGTCGACGGCGCGCAGCGAGGCGAGCCGGGCGACGTCGGTGGCGGTGATGCCCATGGCGCGGGCGCGGAGCCACGCGACGCGGTCGGAGGAGTGCGCGACGATGCGCTCGGTGTGCCCGCGGAGCGCGGTGAACGCGTCGTGGACGACGGGGCCCGATGCCGTGGAGCCAGCCACGGATGCGACCGACACCGGCGTGCCGGGGGCGGGTTGCGCCTCCAGGCCGGGGTCCAGGTCGCCCCACAGGGTGGGCTGCACGATCGTCACCCGTCGATTCTCTCCCCACGCACCGACGAGACGAAACCGACGCACCGGCGGACCCACGGACGCGACGCACCGGTCAGGAGACCAGCTGGCGCCCCTCGGCGAACGTCACCAGCTCGTCGACCCCCGCGGGTGAGAGCGCGTACCCGATGGCGAGCGCCGCCGCCCCCTGGAGCGCCGCGAGCGACCCCGCCCGCGACTGCGCGATCACCAGGTGTTCCGTGGCGAGGGGCATGGAGCGGGAGTAGACGACCTCGCGGACCCCGGCGAGGAGGTGCTCCCCGGCCTGGGTGATCGATCCGCCGAGCGCGATGACCGACGGGTTCATGAGCGAGACGCACGTGGCGAGGACCTCGCCGATGTCACGTCCGGCCTGGCGCACCGCCTGGATGGCGTCGAGGTCCGACCGGTTGACGAGTTCGAGGACGTCCGCGCTGGAGTGCACGTCGTGCCCCTTCGTGCGGAGTCGTCGGGCGATCGCCGGACCGGAGGCGACGGCCTCGAGGCACCCGGTGTTCCCGCAGTGGCACGGCACGTCACCGGCGCTCGAGACCCGGACGTGACCGATGTCACCCGCGGTGCCCTGCGCGCCGCGCTGGAGCTCGCCGTCCGAGACGATCCCGGAGCCGATGCCGGTGGCGACCTTGACGAAGAGCAGGTGGTCGACGCCCGGCCAGCCGTGCTCGCGCTCCCCGAGTGCCGCGATGTTCACGTCGTTGTCGAGCAGGACGTGGGCGGCGATGTGCGCGCGCAGCCATCCGGGCACGTCGAAGCCGTCCCAGCCCGGCATGATCGGCGGGTTCGCGGGGCGTCCGGTGGAGAACTCGACCGGCCCCGGGACGCCGATGCCGATCGCGATGACGTCGTCCCGGGCGCGGCCGACCTCGTCGAGGAGCGCGTCGATCGTCTCGACGAGCCACGACAGGGTGGGGACCGGGCCGGCAGCGATGTCGATGCGTGCTTCGCGGGTGGCGAGCGGCTCGGCGACGAGGTCGGTGACGGCGACGCGGCCGTGGGAGGCCCCGAGGTCGGCGGCGATGACCAGGCGTGCGCGGGGCATCAGCGCCACCTGCGCAGGCGGGCGTCCGCCCGTGGACGCCGCGGTGTCCACGGGTCCGACGAGCCCGACCTCGATGAGGGCATCGAGGCGCACGCCGATCGTGGAGCGCGCGAGTCCCGTCAGGCTGGCGAGCTCGGCCCGGGTCCGCGGCACGCCGTCGCGGAGGATCTGGAAGAGCTCGCTCGTCCCGACCGGAGGCGACGCTGCCGTCCGGTTCAAGTCGACCATGTGGGGGAGTGAAGCACACATCGAACGCGCCACGCAACGAAGTTCGTCGAAGAACCACGAACTTCTGCTTGACCGCCGACAAAAGTGGTCATAGTGTGACGCTCGGTCGACGTCGACCACACCATCTCGACGAGGAGAACCCCTGGTGACCCAACTGCTCTCGGTCCAGCTCTACACAGTCCGCGACGCCCTCGCTGCCGATCTGCCCGGCACGCTGCAGCGCATCGCCGACATCGGCTACACGAACGTCGAGGCATTCGGCTTCGTCGACCGCGCCGAGGCGCTGCGCGATGCCCTCGCCGCGGCCGGACTGCAGAGCCCGAGCGGCCACGCCCGCCTCCTCGACGCCGGCGAGCAGGACCTCGAGCAGATCTTCCACGCGAGCGTCACCGTCGGCCT
The sequence above is a segment of the Curtobacterium sp. BH-2-1-1 genome. Coding sequences within it:
- the secE gene encoding preprotein translocase subunit SecE; this encodes METTADDVVAKAKQDRAERRGPFAAIVLFIRQVLGELRKVVTPTRKELFSYTGVVLVFVVVMMILVSVLDFVFGLGVGYVFGNGPTA
- the nusG gene encoding transcription termination/antitermination protein NusG, whose amino-acid sequence is MSDNSRDDIDLATAAEQSSEVEENQEGDVETGEERSAESAEERAIEIEDENDESLGLSDEPDDGTVDAGIDEALTALAESRDPEADAVVDDALEIDTADEAEAAVEAVEDEEEVELEEETAAEANATLAADEALDAEEAEEEAEVDPYEAFKAELRMKPGKWYVIHSYAGFERRVKSNIENRMVSMSMEDYIYQVEVPMEDVVEIKNGQRKLVTRVRIPSYVLVRMDLNEDSWSVVRHTPGVTGFVGNAHNPTPLRFDEAFGMLKSLVQVAEAAPTKGGAKGSGGAQSQPAAEVDFEIGETITIKEGSFAGLPGSISEIKPESGKLTVLVSLFERETPVELSFDQVTKL
- the rplK gene encoding 50S ribosomal protein L11, whose amino-acid sequence is MAPKKKVTGLIKLQINAGAANPAPPIGPALGQHGVNIMEFCKAYNAATESQRGNVVPVEITVYEDRSFTFVLKTPPAAELIKKAAGVQKGSATPHTVKVAKISMDQVRQIAETKQADLNANDIEQAAKIIAGTARSMGITVEA
- the rplA gene encoding 50S ribosomal protein L1; the protein is MAKKSKAYQAAAAKIEADKFYTPTEAVALAKETGSTKTDSTVEVALKLGVDPRKADQMVRGTVILPHGTGKTARVIVFAVGAAAEAAIAAGADEVGGDELIAKVAEGYTAFDSAVATPELMGKVGRLGKVLGPRGLMPNPKTGTVTPNVAQAVNDIKGGKIEFRVDKHANVHFVVGKASFTPEQLDENISTALEEINRLKPSASKGRYIMKGAVSTTFGPGIPLDVNSI
- a CDS encoding Pr6Pr family membrane protein, encoding MRTLVNSLRLLAVIAVVAAIVGQWLVSSKLPSYNPWNFFGYFTIQSNIIIALAFAVTLVAAARRKRGDLRVSLFRGAATVYIATTGIVYNTLLTGVDVSANVQWSNDILHKVLPAYAVLDWLLFSDRSKLLLRHVWWFLIYPAVWTIVVLVRGATDGWVPYPFLNPDLGYGVVALYCLGVAVSIVLLGVLVIGMSRLRIVKV
- a CDS encoding YqaJ viral recombinase family protein produces the protein MTIVQPTLWGDLDPGLEAQPAPGTPVSVASVAGSTASGPVVHDAFTALRGHTERIVAHSSDRVAWLRARAMGITATDVARLASLRAVDAVVTDKRYGSRFSGNSYTEHGKEREPVIAAWVAATHGIQPSAHLFHAATNRAHLATPDGVGVDGSSRVVLAEIKTTGKGWRSIPRHYLRQIWWQQYVLGADRTLFVWERHDGFVPVADEPECRWVDRDDDQIRGLIQLADLVLDRLRDFRS
- a CDS encoding ROK family transcriptional regulator; the encoded protein is MVDLNRTAASPPVGTSELFQILRDGVPRTRAELASLTGLARSTIGVRLDALIEVGLVGPVDTAASTGGRPPAQVALMPRARLVIAADLGASHGRVAVTDLVAEPLATREARIDIAAGPVPTLSWLVETIDALLDEVGRARDDVIAIGIGVPGPVEFSTGRPANPPIMPGWDGFDVPGWLRAHIAAHVLLDNDVNIAALGEREHGWPGVDHLLFVKVATGIGSGIVSDGELQRGAQGTAGDIGHVRVSSAGDVPCHCGNTGCLEAVASGPAIARRLRTKGHDVHSSADVLELVNRSDLDAIQAVRQAGRDIGEVLATCVSLMNPSVIALGGSITQAGEHLLAGVREVVYSRSMPLATEHLVIAQSRAGSLAALQGAAALAIGYALSPAGVDELVTFAEGRQLVS